In Xanthomonas campestris pv. phormiicola, the DNA window GCAGCACCGCGGCGGCGGCCTGCGCCGCCTGCGCGACGAAGTCGCGGCGGATCGCGGCCACGGCGTGTTCCACCGCCGGCAGGTGCCGTTCGACCTCGGCTTCGGCGGTGGCCTGCCGCACCTGTGCCTGCTGCAATTGCGTCTGCAGCCGCAGCCGTTGCTGCTGCAGATAGCTCGCCCGCGACTCGGTCGGCACGGAAGACATCAGCGTGGGCGGGCGTGGGCGTTCACTGCGCGAATCTTAGCCTGCCGCTTGCATGTCGTGCCGTAGGCGGCCTGTCCGCTGCTGGCCTGCCGCCTGCGCGGCCGGTCGCAGGCCCAGGCCCCATCGTGTCGATGCCGGACACGGCAAGACCATGTGCCGTACAAGGGCGTGCGCGGCGCGGCATCATCATGCGGTCGCCTGGCCGCAGCACCTGGGCCTGGATCCTCGGTTGCCCCGTGCGCGGACAAGCACGCCGTGGCCTATCCCAAGCGCCTCGGCAGGCCCTAGACTGCAACGATCGTCGCGGGGATTTCGCCCTTGGTCTCTAGCTGGATCCTGCTGCTGGTGTCGGTCGGCTACGCGGCGCTGCTGTTCGCGGTGGCGTGGTGGGGCGACCGGCGGCCGCTGTACCCGGAGCGGCCCTGGCTGCGCCCGGCGGTGTACAGCCTGGCGCTGGCGGTGTATTGCTCGTCGTGGACGTTCTACGGCGCGGTCGGCAGCGCGGTGCGCAACGGTGCCGGCTACCTGCCGATCTATCTGGGGCCGCTGCTGCTGCTGCTGTTCGGCTGGCGCATCATCGAGCGGCTGGCGCTGATCGCGCGCAGCGAGAACACGGTGTCCATCGCCGACTTCATCTCCTCGCGCTACGGCCGCTCGCGGCGGCTGGCGGCGCTGGTGGCGGTGATCGCGCTGGTCGGCGTGGTGCCGTACCTGGCGCTGCAGTACAAGGCGGTGGCGATGAGCCTGCAGGTGCTCAGCGGCCAGTCCAGCGCCGGGGCGCCGTTCTACGCCGATCCGGCGCTGTACGTGGCGCTGCTGATGGCGCTGTTCGCGACCTTGTTCGGCACCCGCCAGGTCGATGCCACCGAACACCACCACGGCATGATGCTGGCGATCGCGCTGGAATCGGTGGTCAAGCTGCTGGCGATGGTCGCGGTGGGCGTGTTCGCCTACGTGTGGCTGAGCGGCCGCGACGGACGCGTGCTGCAGTCGGCGCATACCTTGTTCCAGAACACGCCGCCGGTCGGCTTCATCTCGCAGACCCTGCTCAGCTTCCTGGCCATCGTGTGCCTGCCGCGGCAGTTCCACGTGGCGGTGGTGGAGTGCAGCGACATCGGCGACATCCGCAAGGCGCGCTGGCTGTTCGGCCTGTACCTGGTGCTGATCTCGGCGATGGTGGTGCCGATCGCCGCGGCCGGCATCGCCCTGTTCGGCCAGTCCGGCGAGGTGGCCCGCGACAGCATCGTGCTGGCGTTGCCGCTGGCCGAGGGCCGTACCGCGCTGGCGCTGGTCGCCTACGTGGGCGGCTTTTCCGCCGCCACCGGCATGGTCATCGTCTCCAGCATCGCGCTGGCGACGATGATCAGCAACGACCTGGTGATGCCGGTGCTGCTGCGCCGCCGCGGGCACCAGGCGGCCGGCGCCGACGTCGCCTCGCGGGTGCTGTGGATCCGGCGCCTGGCGATCCTGCTGCTGGCGCTGATCGCCTACGGCTACTACCGCAGCAGCAGCAACGACAGCAGCCTGGCCTCGTACGGGCTGATGGCCTTCGCCGCGGTGGCGCAGTTCGCGCCGGGCGTGATCGGCGGGCTGTACTGGCGCGGCGCCAGCCGCAAGGGCGTGGAGACCGGCATGGTGCTGGGCTTCGGCACCTGGATCTACACCCTGTTGCTGCCGGCGCTGACCCAGGCCGGCTGGCTGGCGCCGGGGTGGCTGCGCGACGGGCCGTTCGGCATCTCCTGGCTGCGCCCGCAGCAGCTGTTCGGGATGAGCGGTTGGGATCCGCTGGCGCATGGCACGTTCTGGTCGCTGCTGCTCAACGTCGGCACGATGATGCTGGTGTCGGCGCGCTGGCGCCCGGGCCTGGACGAGCGCTTGCGCGCCGCGCCGTTCCTGGAGCCGTATTCGCAGCGGCCGGCGGTGGCCGGCGACTGGCTCGGGCATGTGCACGTGGTCGACCTGCAGGCACTGGCCGAGCGCATGGTCGGCGAGCGCCATGCGCGCCGCGCCTTCGCCGAACAGGCGCAACTGCTCGGCCGCGAGCCGCAGCCCACCGCGGTGGCCGACCGCGTCTGGGTGCAGTTCACCGAACGCCTGCTCGCCGCCTCGATCGGCGCGGCCTCGGCGCGGCTGGTGCTGACCAGCCTGCTGCGCGGCTCGGGCATGGACCTGGGCGAGGTGGTGGCGGTGCTCGACGAGGCCGGGCAGGAACTGCGCTTCAACCGCGAGATCCTGTCCACCACGCTGGAGAACATCAGCGCCGGGGTCAGCGTGGTCGATCCGGCGATGCGCCTGACCGCGTGGAACCGGCGCTACCAGCAGATGTTCGGCTACCCCGACGGCATGCTCTACGTCGGCCGCCCGGTCGCCGACCTGATCCGCTACAACGCCGAGCGCGGCGAACTGGGCGAGGGCCGGATCGAGGACCAGATCAGCCGCCGCATCGCGCACCTGCGCGCCGGCACTTCGCACGTGTTCGAGCGTACCCGCAGCGACGGCAAGGTGATCGAGATGCGCGGCCAGCCGCTGCCCGGCGGCGGCTACGTGACCAGCTACAACGACATCACCGACTACAAGCGCGCCGAGCAGGCGCTGCTGGAAGCCAACGAGACGCTGGAGCAGCGCGTGGCCGACCGCTCGCGCGAGGCCGAACTGGCGCAGCAGTCCAAGACCCGGTTCCTGGCCGCGATCAGCCACGACGTGCTGCAGCCGCTCAACGCGGCGCGGCTGTTCGCTTCCGCCCTGCGCGAAGCGCACCAGAACGAGGAGCAGCGGCACCTGGCCGAGCGCGTGGACGCCTCGCTGCGCGCGGCCGAGGAGCTGCTCGACGGC includes these proteins:
- a CDS encoding hybrid sensor histidine kinase/response regulator — translated: MVSSWILLLVSVGYAALLFAVAWWGDRRPLYPERPWLRPAVYSLALAVYCSSWTFYGAVGSAVRNGAGYLPIYLGPLLLLLFGWRIIERLALIARSENTVSIADFISSRYGRSRRLAALVAVIALVGVVPYLALQYKAVAMSLQVLSGQSSAGAPFYADPALYVALLMALFATLFGTRQVDATEHHHGMMLAIALESVVKLLAMVAVGVFAYVWLSGRDGRVLQSAHTLFQNTPPVGFISQTLLSFLAIVCLPRQFHVAVVECSDIGDIRKARWLFGLYLVLISAMVVPIAAAGIALFGQSGEVARDSIVLALPLAEGRTALALVAYVGGFSAATGMVIVSSIALATMISNDLVMPVLLRRRGHQAAGADVASRVLWIRRLAILLLALIAYGYYRSSSNDSSLASYGLMAFAAVAQFAPGVIGGLYWRGASRKGVETGMVLGFGTWIYTLLLPALTQAGWLAPGWLRDGPFGISWLRPQQLFGMSGWDPLAHGTFWSLLLNVGTMMLVSARWRPGLDERLRAAPFLEPYSQRPAVAGDWLGHVHVVDLQALAERMVGERHARRAFAEQAQLLGREPQPTAVADRVWVQFTERLLAASIGAASARLVLTSLLRGSGMDLGEVVAVLDEAGQELRFNREILSTTLENISAGVSVVDPAMRLTAWNRRYQQMFGYPDGMLYVGRPVADLIRYNAERGELGEGRIEDQISRRIAHLRAGTSHVFERTRSDGKVIEMRGQPLPGGGYVTSYNDITDYKRAEQALLEANETLEQRVADRSREAELAQQSKTRFLAAISHDVLQPLNAARLFASALREAHQNEEQRHLAERVDASLRAAEELLDGLLDVSRLDAGGLRPTIEDFDASVLLRELAAQYTPVAAGRGLRMHVFARPIWVRSDRRLLRRVLQNFLANALRYTRQGRIVLGMRGRGAALELQVWDTGPGIPKHHMQQIFEEFQRYQQPFDWGEQGLGLGLSICQRISRLLGHDLDARSAVGRGSMFSIAVPRVAPMPQKQQRQQRSVASSDSLAGLRVLCVDNDQEILDGMRALLGRWQVEVICASTVDEALPLATRAPNVMLVDYHLHDRLDGLDTLDALREAMVGPVAGALLTADGRDELKLQARERGYRLLTKPVKPASLRAFLTAYHDPIKSD